The genomic region TCCTTCGGGTTTGGCATCCACTACTGCCTGGGCAACATGCTCGCCAAGCTTCAGGCCAAAATCGCGCTCGAGGAAGTGGCCCGGCTCGCCCCGGAACTGCAGCTGGAGAACCCGGAAGCCATCTCCTTCCGTGAGAACCTCTCGTTCCGCGTCCCCGAGACCGTCCCCGTCAGCTGGAAGGCCTGAGAAATATGCACAGCAACGAATACGTCCAGTTCTTCGACGGCGGCATCGAACCGAAACTCGAAAACCTCGGCGGCAAGGGCGCCTCCCTGGTCACCATGACGTCCGCCGGCATGCCCGTCCCGCCCGGCTTCGTGGTCACCACGGCCCAGTTCGACGCCTTCATGGAGGAAGCCGGCATCACCCGGGATATCCACCAGCTCCTCGCTGGACTGGACCCCGAGGACATGGGCCAGGTGGACAGGGTCTCCGCCGCGATCCGCGAGGACATCCGCTCCCGCCCGGTGCCCCAGGCCCTGCGCGAGCTCACCGTCACCGCCTACGAGTCCCTGATGTCCCGCTTCGAGGATCCCGTCCCGGTGGCCGTGCGCTCCAGCGCCACCGCCGAGGACCTCCCGGACGCCTCCTTCGCCGGCCAGCAGGACACCTACCTCTGGCTCGACGGCGTCAAGGCCGTCACCGAGCACATCCGCCAGTGCTGGGCCTCGCTCTTCACCTCCCGCGCCATCATCTACCGGCTCAAGAACAACATCCCGAACGAGGGCCTCTCGATGGCGGTCGTGGTGCAGAAGATGGTCAACGCCCGCGTCTCGGGCGTCGCCATCACCATGGACCCCACCAACGGCGACCGCTCCAAGATCACTATCGACTCCTCCTACGGCGTGGGGGAGATGGTGGTTTCCGGCCAGGTCACGCCGGACAACATCATGCTGGACAAGGTCACGCTGACCGTTGTCTCCGAACACCTTGGCGACAAGCACGCCGAACTCGTCCCGGACGCCGGTGCCGGCCGCCTCGTGGAGCGGGAGGTCGACGCCGAACGGCGCGGCCGGCGCAGCCTCACCGACGCCGAGCTCACCGCCGTCGCGCAGATGGCCAAGCGCGCGGAGAAGCACTACAAGTGCCCGCAGGACATCGAATGGGC from Arthrobacter sp. NicSoilB8 harbors:
- a CDS encoding PEP/pyruvate-binding domain-containing protein yields the protein MHSNEYVQFFDGGIEPKLENLGGKGASLVTMTSAGMPVPPGFVVTTAQFDAFMEEAGITRDIHQLLAGLDPEDMGQVDRVSAAIREDIRSRPVPQALRELTVTAYESLMSRFEDPVPVAVRSSATAEDLPDASFAGQQDTYLWLDGVKAVTEHIRQCWASLFTSRAIIYRLKNNIPNEGLSMAVVVQKMVNARVSGVAITMDPTNGDRSKITIDSSYGVGEMVVSGQVTPDNIMLDKVTLTVVSEHLGDKHAELVPDAGAGRLVEREVDAERRGRRSLTDAELTAVAQMAKRAEKHYKCPQDIEWALDADLPDGENLLLLQSRPETVHSSKPAAVKQTVPSGAGGYFSGLSPATPAAVPASTTAPGATPSSTPPPSTGGFNLGSITASLLKPSF